A window of Ruania suaedae contains these coding sequences:
- the pcrA gene encoding DNA helicase PcrA — MTSLFDDLPLFPSATVPAGGDSHLPRVPSREADEEGPGEGEGTPSLAADALLDGLNPQQKAAVEHAGGQLLIIAGAGSGKTRVLTHRIAHLLATGRARPGQILAITFTNKAAAEMRERVAELVGPRASVMWVSTFHSACVRILRREAKTLGLRSSFSIYDAADSQRLMTLVCRELDLDPKRFPPKAFSRRVSDLKNELIDPDSHAAEVSDSNPYEQNLLAAYRLYDERLRQAHALDFDDIIMMTVNLLQAFPAVAEHYRRRFRHILVDEYQDTNHAQYVLVRELAGVSARPDDGAAPAAEAVPPAELTVVGDSDQSIYAFRGATIRNILEFEGDYPNARTIVLEQNYRSTQTILSAANAVIAKNAGRRAKNLWTDSGGGTQIVGYVADNEHEEARFIAEEIDRLIDAGEINPRDVAVFYRTNAQSRALEEVFIRTGLPYKVVGGTRFYERKEIKDAIAYLRAIANPDDSVNLRRILNVPKRGLGDRAEAMLAAHAERERVSFGAAIEDLDHVLGLATRSMTAARGFAEMMRELRALAEGGATPAEVLDAALDNSGYLAELRASNDPQDHSRVENLAELHAVAAEFTENEPEGDLGDFLERVSLVADADQIPDDDAGMVTLMTVHTAKGLEFPAVFVTGLEDGTFPHQRALADPNELAEERRLAYVALTRARERLYLTRAGVRTSFGMPNEQPASRFLSDVPAELLDWKREESSMATLRAGRSGYGGFNRSGGQGERRGSRGPSGPVVTTTRGERPASFGSATPRGEVPTLDIGDKVTHDAYGMGRVVAIEGTGSNAVAKIDFGDSGTKRLLLRYSPVEKL; from the coding sequence ATGACTTCACTGTTCGACGACCTGCCGCTGTTCCCCTCCGCCACCGTCCCGGCCGGAGGTGACTCCCACCTGCCCCGCGTGCCCTCACGGGAGGCCGATGAGGAGGGGCCAGGAGAGGGCGAGGGGACGCCGTCGTTGGCTGCCGACGCACTCCTGGACGGGTTGAACCCGCAGCAGAAGGCGGCCGTGGAGCACGCCGGCGGGCAGCTGCTGATCATCGCCGGTGCCGGGTCGGGCAAGACCCGGGTGCTCACCCACCGCATCGCCCACCTGCTCGCCACCGGGCGCGCGCGCCCGGGGCAGATTCTCGCGATCACCTTCACCAACAAGGCAGCCGCGGAGATGCGCGAGCGGGTGGCCGAGCTGGTCGGCCCGCGCGCCTCGGTGATGTGGGTCTCGACCTTCCACTCGGCGTGTGTGCGGATCCTGCGCCGCGAGGCCAAGACGCTGGGCCTGCGGTCCTCGTTCTCCATCTACGACGCCGCCGACTCCCAGCGGCTGATGACGCTGGTGTGCCGGGAGCTGGACCTGGACCCCAAACGCTTCCCGCCGAAGGCGTTCAGCCGCCGGGTCTCCGACCTCAAGAACGAGCTGATCGACCCCGACAGCCACGCCGCCGAGGTGAGCGACTCCAACCCGTACGAGCAGAACCTGCTCGCCGCCTACCGCCTGTACGACGAGCGGCTCCGGCAGGCGCACGCCCTCGACTTCGACGACATCATCATGATGACGGTGAACCTGCTGCAGGCCTTCCCCGCCGTGGCCGAGCACTACCGCCGCCGGTTCCGACACATCCTGGTGGATGAGTACCAGGACACCAACCACGCCCAGTACGTGCTGGTGCGCGAGCTCGCCGGGGTCAGTGCCCGACCCGATGATGGCGCCGCTCCGGCCGCCGAGGCAGTGCCACCGGCCGAGCTGACGGTGGTGGGCGATTCCGACCAGTCGATCTACGCCTTCCGCGGGGCCACGATCCGTAACATCCTCGAGTTCGAGGGTGACTACCCGAACGCGCGCACCATCGTGCTGGAGCAGAACTACCGCTCCACCCAGACGATCCTGTCGGCCGCGAACGCGGTGATCGCCAAGAATGCCGGACGGCGGGCGAAGAACCTGTGGACCGACTCCGGTGGCGGCACCCAGATCGTCGGCTACGTGGCCGACAACGAGCACGAAGAGGCCCGCTTCATCGCCGAGGAGATCGACCGCCTCATCGACGCCGGCGAGATCAATCCGCGCGATGTCGCCGTGTTCTACCGGACCAACGCCCAGTCCCGTGCGCTGGAAGAGGTGTTCATCCGCACCGGCCTGCCCTACAAGGTGGTCGGGGGGACCCGCTTCTACGAGCGCAAGGAGATCAAGGACGCGATCGCCTATCTGCGCGCGATCGCCAACCCGGACGACTCGGTGAACCTGCGCCGGATCCTGAACGTGCCCAAGCGCGGCCTCGGGGACCGGGCCGAGGCGATGCTGGCCGCCCACGCCGAGCGGGAGCGGGTCTCCTTCGGCGCGGCGATCGAGGACCTGGACCACGTGCTCGGGCTCGCCACCCGGTCGATGACGGCCGCGCGCGGGTTCGCCGAGATGATGCGCGAGCTGCGGGCGCTCGCCGAGGGCGGGGCCACGCCGGCCGAGGTGCTCGACGCCGCACTGGACAACTCCGGCTACCTGGCGGAGCTGCGCGCCAGCAACGACCCGCAGGACCACTCCCGGGTGGAGAACCTCGCCGAGCTGCACGCGGTGGCGGCCGAGTTCACCGAGAACGAGCCCGAGGGCGACCTCGGGGACTTCCTCGAGCGGGTCTCCCTGGTGGCCGACGCCGACCAGATCCCCGACGACGACGCCGGCATGGTCACGCTGATGACCGTGCACACCGCGAAGGGCCTGGAGTTCCCGGCGGTGTTCGTCACCGGCCTGGAGGACGGGACGTTCCCGCACCAGCGCGCCCTCGCCGATCCGAACGAGCTGGCCGAGGAGCGGCGGCTGGCGTATGTGGCGCTCACCCGCGCCCGCGAGCGGTTGTACCTGACCCGCGCCGGCGTGCGGACCTCCTTCGGGATGCCGAACGAGCAGCCCGCGAGCCGGTTCCTCAGCGATGTGCCTGCGGAGCTGCTCGACTGGAAGCGCGAGGAGTCCTCGATGGCGACGCTGCGCGCCGGGCGCAGCGGGTACGGCGGGTTCAACCGGTCGGGCGGCCAGGGCGAGCGGCGTGGGTCGCGGGGACCCTCCGGCCCGGTCGTGACCACCACCCGCGGGGAGCGGCCCGCCTCGTTCGGCTCGGCCACCCCGCGCGGGGAGGTACCCACGCTCGACATCGGCGACAAGGTCACCCACGACGCCTACGGCATGGGCCGGGTGGTGGCCATCGAAGGGACGGGGAGCAACGCCGTCGCGAAGATCGACTTCGGTGACAGCGGGACCAAGCGGCTGCTGCTGCGCTACTCACCGGTGGAGAAGCTGTAA